From the Acipenser ruthenus chromosome 5, fAciRut3.2 maternal haplotype, whole genome shotgun sequence genome, the window AAGATGGAATAGACAATGACTGGGAACAAACAAGCGACGAGCAACAGACCTTTGATTCTTCTTTTGAGGAGCTGTCTGTCCTGGATACAGAACTAGAGAAATTTGAAGGCCTATGGTGTGCAGAGATCAGAAAGAGTATATGGGTCAGACTTGAAAACCCTGGCTATTCTATATCTGCAAAACTTATTGCCATAGCCTCTCTAAGCGTGGTCCTGATATCTATTGTTGCCATGTGTATTCATAGCATGCCTGAATTCCAAAAGTTTGATGCCAGTGATAAAGAAATTGAAGACCCTGCTTTAGCAGTGTTGGAGATTGTGTGCATTATCTTCTTCTCCATAGAATTTATGTTGAGGCTTATTGTGGCCCCTTGTCGAAGAAAATTCTTTGGTAACCCCTTGAACACTATAGACTTTGTGTCAATTATTCCATTTTATGCCACCTTGGCCATTGACACTGTGGATGAAGAGAGCGAGAATTTGGAGAATGTGGGGAAAGTGGTCCAGATCTTGCGCCTCATGAGGATATTCCGCATTCTTAAGCTTGCTAGACATTCTGTAGGACTCCGCTCTCTAGGTGCTACTTTGCGACATAGTTATCATGAGGTAGgattattgattttgtttttgtccGTTGGGATATCCATCTTTTCAGTGCTTGTCTATGCTGTGGAGAAAGAGGAAGATGAGTCAGAACTAAAAACCATCCCTGTTGGTTGGTGGTGGGCAACTATCAGCATGACTACAGTGGGTTATGGTGATACATATCCAGTAACATTACTTGGAAAGTTAATTGGCAGTGTATGCATTATATGCGGAATATTGGTAGTCGCCCTGCCTATCACGATTATTTTTAATAGGTTTTCCAAATACTATCAGAGGCAGAAGGAAATGGACGTGGACCAGTGCAATTCAGAAATTAAGGATCCAGACCCTGATCTTCCATACTTTAATGTAAAAGACTTATATGCCCGAAAGAGGCAATCATTTGTTACTAGCATTTCTTCTGCAAGCAGTGTAGCCAGTGATAATGATGACACAGATGCATCTAGCGTCCAAGAGGCTGAACATGTTTGTAATACCACTGCATTGGAAAATGGTTCAGCAAAATAAGCTCATTCTATTTATTTTGCACTCTAGGAAGACCTTACTTAAAGCACTTTACAGTTCTCAgggcttttttttattgattgttgTCGCCCAATATTACTTCCAGATATCATCAATAATATTTCACATGCCTCTTAATTTTCTTTATTATGCATAATTTCCTGCACTTTTCAACATTAAAGGGCCATTCTTgttttatgtgtaaaaaaaatcttgacttgattatttgtttaataaaattacaTGCTTATATACTGCCTGTTTCAAAGATATGTGGTTTATAGAATAAAAGATATAAACATATAGTGGCATGTAAGTACCTTTTTCACTGTTCATCGGGGGAAAGATGAATGCATGCAGAGAAAGTATGGAAATATTGATTGAATAAAGTTTGCTGTACAATATCTTGAAAttaagcttttttatttttaaatgaatcactTAAAGGGGAACTGCATCTCACTAGTCAAATGTACAATGATTGTTGTTGTTTAAGTGTCCGAGAGCAGCCCTGTCCAGTTTGAATGGTATATTTCTCTTATAACTCTGTCCCCACAGCTAGAATCCATCTTGGCAAAAAGCAAATCATTTACTCACTGTCAAGCTATTAAAATAGAACCACTTTTGATCAAGATTTGATCACTCACTCATAAACTTGTATAAAGGATGTGAGTACAAGAGTATAAGACaacattaatatttaaacagaCCAGTGCATTTTCTGAACAATTTCGAAAAAGCAATCAATTCATTGTGAGTAAAAACCCTAACAGCTGGCTGAGCTTCATAAATAGTCTCAACCCACAGTGATACCACACCTTAATTCTGCAGGACATAGACCAAATAGACAGAGTTACACTGTCTGTTTTAGTTGCTGAAGGTTTAAGAGAGTTTACATATGTGCTTTCAGATTAATGTGTAACCTTAACATGTAATTAATTTTCTATTGCCACATAAATATTGCAGTTTGTCATGCTTACCATGTAATATTTATATGATGTGTTTTACCATGGTTTAACAATGGTTCAGAACATTAGGGATTTTGCTGTAGATCACTTAGTTGTCAAGACTTTATTTTCGCTTTGACACTGCTGAAGCACAGGTATTAGAAATGAGACAGATGCTGATTCTATTTTGCACATAGAGGTTATAATGCATTTCCAATGTGTGAGATGCTGAAGTGCCGTTACCATAAAGCAATTTATTGCAGCTTTTGAATTTTTTTCAAGCCAACATGAAAGCATGATGCTAGGCTACATATTGCTGCTGCTGTATGGAATGATGCAGCATAGTtttggtctgacgtcaccctacTACCATCTCTTTCACACagcataatgtattattattattattattattatttatttcttagcagacgcccttatccagggcgacttacaattgttacaagatatcacattatacattatttcacattatacagatgtcatattactttacatacaattacccatttatacagttgggtttttactggagcaatctaggtaaagtaccttgctcaagggtacaacagcagtgtcccccactggggattgaacccacaaccctccggtcaagagtccagagccctaaccactactccacactgctgcccagtaaaAGATacagataagcattgtaaataacGCAAAATCAAGGTTAACCGATTACAACTTCGATAATGAGAAAGCTCTAGCATATTTTTGTAACCATAACACATTGATGACTTTATTTTAAACAAGCCACACAAACAGAGTTTTTCTTCTTTTATGGAAATTATGCTCAATGTAACAGATAACCCTTCAGTGTTACGTAAGATAACTTAACCTTCATAAGACATAACTGCATTTGATGGTTCTCCGGTTCATTAAATTGTCTTTGTCCAATAAAAGATTAATCATGTTGTGGCAGTAATTTTGGTCTTACAAACCAATGTCAATGGTGTCATTCCCCATTCATGTACACTGGGATactttgttcacaaaaacaccaaagtctagtatttaaaaagcaaagcaaaaaaagtAACTTTAATAGAACTTTCTTTTGGACACATTTAAGGATGATTTTCATTGCAATTACCCTGAAACATAGCTGACTGTCTCAGTTTTAACAAGGGCTACAATGCTTTTATCAAGAGGATTTGGAATGCATCCAGAACTGACATTTAGCATTCACAGCACAGAGTGCTTGCCACTCAAGTGATAGCACTCAGAAATGGATCCGTGTTCCAAATTAGTTTGGAAATTAGGGTGAAACAAGCCCTTTCTCTTTTAATAACTAGGCAAAACAACAACTCCAAACTGCTGCAAAATACACCCATCATTTGAGGGGAATGTGGGAAATGGTCATTAAATGGAATTGATTTTGGACTCAACATAAACATGCatatttttcaaagcttttaccaAAAAGTGTCAATTGCAATTTGTTTTCCCTGaaactagaaaaaaaagaataataataaaaaaatggtagaaacaatttaaaagcccttaaattacattttgcttTGTAACTTTAATGTCTTTTGTCGTtgattttagaagaaaaaaaaatacttgaaacCCACCACCAAAAATTCCGTGGGGGTTCTGACGGGGCAAGTGTCAGAAAAATAGAGGGAGATTACAGTATGACTGGCActgaaagtaaaaagtaaaaataacctGTCTGTGATAAAGGGAGAGGGCCAGGGACCTTGAGCCTCTTTTTCCATTCTGTAACCCAGTGTCacttaaagtaaaacaaaaaccaaaaaatgtGTTCATCTTGGTTTAGACTAAAGGAACTGCTGTTCACATCATAAGACGCAACACAGTTGTCTACAACTTGAGTGTAggactatggcaagccaaattatcatttagagatatctcaaattgaaatttaagatatcttgaaatatttagagctACCTGCAAAACATTTTGAGATTCTGTGAACCAGGGACTGGGAGCCGattaaaataatttctgttttGTCACAATTTAATTTAAGAAAACTCTGTTGCATCCAAATTTTGATATCACACAAACAGCTGATTAATACAGGAGTAGCAGTGCTTGTGTGAGGTTTTGTGCACACATCTAATTCAttgtgttcatttaaagatatctctaaatcatgtgaagatatctcgaaataacttcctgttcatttacagatatctctaaatcatttagagatatctctaaataacttcttgttcatttggagatatctctaattaatgaggaagtccattcaaaacacagcattttcacaggaagtcatttagcaatatcttgaaatgaacaggaagttatttagagatatctctaaatgatttagcgatacagtagtctctgcgtataggaacacctcctgaagaacactttgcctaaaggaacacccttgtggtgaaattgatttttcccattgtaaatgctctggctaaaggaacaggaactttgcttaaaagaacaccttcttggcactggTAGCGATTCATTCaccatggatacagtactgttttgtaaaaaaaaagcgACGTCATCACGAGAGTGTCTTAAGGGACActtattggtttattaaatctttccagaaccgccgtcatatcattgaattgttttgtattctgatttccacgagtgcacctcatagctacaaaatgacatgtaaataaacaaatggtaaacatacacttgcctattgttttgcttttacttattcagttaatttcatatgttgatgcacatgcgtcatgacaagtaatacatatgtatttatttatttattgattcgtattgtgtctggtggctaactccatcttagagaacacttcgcttgcttcccgagaggTGTTCTCTTAACCTGAGACTActgtatctctaaatgaacaggaagttatttcgagatatcttcaaatgatttagaaatatctttaaactaacaggaagtcatttagagatatcttcaaatgatttatagatatctttaaaaccctcattttaagatatctctaaatgacagtttggtgtgccatgctagcaaaatccagatggtttccatattatttaaagatatatctaaataatttgaagatattacaaaaaaataacttcctgttcatttagagatatctcaaaatcatttaaagatatctggaaatgcattttagatatcttattTAAAgttccatttaaagatatctggaaataattttgagatatctctaaatgttaaTTTGTCTAGCCATATAGGACCTGATGACCAAGAAACTCATTTTTATCAACTGAACTAAAGCATATCAACCTCCTTGGGACAGAATTGCAACATATTTGTGATACTAGTGTGGATGAAACCTGCATATTGCATTCCCATACCTAATttgaaaaaaacatgtacaaaatgtaaaatagctGACATGCTGTTTAAAGattacttactgtaaactattacAAATATCTACAAAATCTCAATAcattacacaaatacaataacaTTGTTGTAGATTACAGGAACTTTTTGTGACATCTTTCTGAAAGCAACACTATCCTAGCCACAACATTTTTACATCATACTGAAACTAATCAAgttattattcaattattattctGAAAAAACCTTGTGGTGTAACCATTGGCAGAAAATTGACACATTGGATTCAAAGTCCTGTACCTTAAAGCTTCACTTTTTAGTAGAAAACGCTACCACAGTGCTGTAGGAATGTGGTTGATTTCCTTATAACAGTAACAAGGAGAAATTGAATTTCACCATAAGTCTCAAAGACCTGGCAGTAGATCACAGTTGATTTGATGGAAAGAGCTAAAAAACCATTTGGAGCCAGTATGATCTATAGCTTTGGTCTAGGGAACCCGGTGCTATCTGTTTCTATTATATGAAAATTATACTAGCTTTATAGGATGTAAAGCTAATATTAATGTCTTGGTATTATAAGGACGACTGTATGGGGCGCAAGGAGGCATAAAATGTACTTGGAAGACAAACACCACATGTCACAACATTTTGTTGATATCTGAAGAAAAGTTCACCTGAAATCATAGTATTGTATAACATTTCTATCACTATGAGTCAATATAAAGTACACCTTGTGCGTATCCAAAAAAATATGAGCTGAGGAATCAAGAAACAATGCTGCAGGTGAAGGCTGTCTAACACAGTAtaacccaggggttcagtcccgaaacaataaacacagtatttaatgcacacacaatatacaaacatggtcactagtccaaagtgagtgctgtagtgctcgtggtgcaaatacaattaatcgtgacacaagtgcagagttgtccaggttttgtgctgacctgtagtgacagctccagatcgtgttagccatctaataacaacaaagaaGTATATTTAGTAATGACAAAACCCTTACAAATCacaatacggttctccttccggttcagtgttaaccataacaaaggaacagattcacctcgctacgtccccttatatactgtcaatcatgcccccttgggtgccacatcgtttccctcctgggtcgatgatttagtgtaccgtagccccctttctagatggccgacttccgcctaaccctgggattgaattgtctggccatccagtccagggcactctattCCCTTTACACGGCACCCtcactggtcgggagggagatgttATTAGAGTGACTGAATGCAAAACCCAAGCTTTCATTATAGACCAGCTTTGACAGCAACTGCAAAAACATGGATTGATCTGTCTTGTGAGAAAAACCAGTGCGTTTTATTGGACCATAAGTTCAGGGCAACGGGCTGTTTCACTGAAATCCAGGTTTGACATGAGCATTTAAATAGCACAAGGTTGTTCTAAAGCTTGTAGAACAAGCATGAGGATTTTATTTCAAAGACATGGATGCTGATATGGTCACTTTTTCAAGAGATACTTTTGTGGGGTATAAATCTTCAAAAACCAAATGTAAACCATGCTCTTTTAGATTAAAGCTTCTAAGCTTGTAAATCAAAATCACTGTCACATTATTACCATTCCAATATTCCAATACATTTTGAAGATGTTGGAGAAACAAACAATCTTCAAAGTCATGTCTGTTATTGCATGGAATATGGATTTGCACTAACTAAATATCTACCAATTGCTACATTGTTTCACTTTTGCGATATTTGCTTGTCCTTAAAATGCAGTGAGGTAATGAGAATATTGTACACCAGACCAGCGTAATTACTTCCACCTTTCTGTTTTACCTTCTAAGGTAATTGTAGCCACCAGTAACCGTGTTAGCAGTTTTATTAAACATTGTTATTTCCTCCACAATCTGGCTTCGATGAATGTTTTTCCCTAAAGCATTTATAAGAGAACAGTAGTGgataaaatattaactgaaacaAGCTGTATGGTGTTAAAAGACCTCATTGAAAAAAGCATAAATGGCTTGAATCTGATAATGCATTACCCAAGACTAGTTTATGATGGTGTAACATGTCATAACACTTGTGGTAATATACCAGAAATATGTTTAATAGCAATGCTGCCAGACAGCTCTAGTATGTTCCCTCCTGAGA encodes:
- the LOC117403407 gene encoding potassium voltage-gated channel subfamily S member 3, with product MVYGQILHRSGTEEELINLNVGGFKQKVKQSTLLKFPQTRLGKLLTCESEEAILGLCDDYNVTDKEYYFDRNPCLFRYVLNFYYTGKLHLMEELCVFSFSQEIEYWGITELSLGSCCSSIYQELKEDGIDNDWEQTSDEQQTFDSSFEELSVLDTELEKFEGLWCAEIRKSIWVRLENPGYSISAKLIAIASLSVVLISIVAMCIHSMPEFQKFDASDKEIEDPALAVLEIVCIIFFSIEFMLRLIVAPCRRKFFGNPLNTIDFVSIIPFYATLAIDTVDEESENLENVGKVVQILRLMRIFRILKLARHSVGLRSLGATLRHSYHEVGLLILFLSVGISIFSVLVYAVEKEEDESELKTIPVGWWWATISMTTVGYGDTYPVTLLGKLIGSVCIICGILVVALPITIIFNRFSKYYQRQKEMDVDQCNSEIKDPDPDLPYFNVKDLYARKRQSFVTSISSASSVASDNDDTDASSVQEAEHVCNTTALENGSAK